One window of Mesoplodon densirostris isolate mMesDen1 chromosome 15, mMesDen1 primary haplotype, whole genome shotgun sequence genomic DNA carries:
- the HPD gene encoding 4-hydroxyphenylpyruvate dioxygenase: MTTYSNKGEKPERGRFLHFHSVTFWVGNAKQAASYYCSKMGFEPLAYKGLETGSREVVSHVIKQGKIVFIFSSALNPWNKEMGDHLVKHGDGVKDIAFEVEDCDYIVQKARERGAKIVREPWVEQDKFGKVKFAVLQTYGDTTHTLVEKMNYTGWFLPGFEVPAFVDPLLSKLPNCSLKIIDHIVGNQPDQEMVSASEWYLKNLQFHRFWSVDDTQVHTEYSSLRSIVVANYEESIKMPINEPAPGRKKSQIQEYVDYNGGAGVQHIALKTEDIITAIRHLRERGIEFLAVPSTYYKQLREKLKSAKIRVKENIDVLEELKILVDYDEKGYLLQIFTKPMQDRPTLFLEVIQRYNHQGFGAGNFNSLFKAFEEEQDLRGNLTDMETNGVAPGR; this comes from the exons ATG aCGACTTACAGCAACAAAGGAGAGAAG CCTGAGAGAGGCCGATTCCTCCACTTTCACTCCGTGACCTTCTGGGTTGGCAATGCGAAGCAG GCCGCGTCGTACTACTGCAGCAAGATGGGCTTTGAACCCCTAGCCTACAAGGGCCTGGAGACGGGTTCCCGGGAGGTGGTCAGCCACGTGATCAAGCAAGGGAAG ATTGTGTTCATCTTCTCCTCTGCCCTCAACCCCTGGAACAAAG AGATGGGCGATCACCTGGTGAAACACGGCGACGGAGTGAAGGACATTGCCTTCGAGGTGGAGGATTGTGACTACATCGTGCAG AAAGCCCGGGAACGAGGCGCCAAGATCGTGCGGGAACCCTGGGTAGAGCAAGATAAGTTTGGGAAGGTGAAGTTTGCTGTGCTGCAGACG TATGGGGACACTACACACACCCTGGTGGAGAAGATGAACTACACCGGCTGGTTCCTGCCTGGATTTGAGGTCCCAGCATTCGTCGACCCCCTACTTTCCAAGCT GCCCAACTGCAGTCTCAAGATAATTGATCACATTGTGGGAAACCAGCCTGATCAGGAGATGGTGTCTGCCTCAGAATG GTACCTGAAGAACCTGCAGTTCCACCGTTTCTGGTCGGTGGATGACACGCAGGTGCACACGGAGTACAGCTCTCTGCGGTCCATCGTGGTGGCCAATTACGAGGAGTCCATCAAAATGCCCATTAACGAGCCAGCGCCGGGCAGGAAGAAGTCCCAGATCCAG GAATATGTGGACTATAACGGGGGCGCTGGGGTCCAGCACATCGCTCTCAAGACTGAAGACATCATCACAGCG ATTCGCCACTtgagagagagaggcatagaGTTTTTGGCTGTTCCGTCCACATACTACAAACAACTGCGGGAGAAGCTCAAGTCGGCCAAGATCCGGGTGAAGGAGAATATTGATGTTCTGGAG GAGCTGAAAATCCTGGTGGACTACGACGAGAAAGGCTACCTCCTGCAGATTTTCACCAAGCCCATGCAGGACCGGCCCACGCTCTTCCTGGAAGTCATTCAGCGCTACAACCACCAG GGTTTTGGAGCCGGCAACTTCAACTCACTGTTCAAGGccttcgaggaggagcaggacctGCGGGGCAACCTCACCGACATGGAGACCAACGGGGTTGCGCCCGGCAGGTAG